The Microbacterium paraoxydans genome includes a window with the following:
- a CDS encoding amino acid ABC transporter ATP-binding protein — translation MSKIEVRDLHKSFGDNEVLKGIDLTVEDGEVIAVIGPSGSGKSTLLRCLNKLEEPTSGHVIIDGVDLTDKSVKLDEVRQRIGMVFQHFNLFPHMTVLENITLAPVELGRMTKVEARDRARSLLERVGLSEKADAKPASLSGGQKQRVAIARALAMDPEIMLFDEATSALDPEMVGEVLQVIRDLAEGGMTMVLVTHEMGFAREVSDRTVFMDGGVVVEEGTPADLFGAPKNERLQDFLSKVL, via the coding sequence ATGAGCAAGATCGAGGTCAGGGACCTGCACAAGTCGTTCGGCGACAACGAGGTGCTCAAGGGCATCGATCTCACGGTCGAGGACGGAGAGGTCATCGCCGTGATCGGCCCCTCCGGCTCGGGCAAGTCGACGCTGCTGCGCTGCCTCAACAAGCTCGAGGAGCCGACGTCGGGGCACGTGATCATCGACGGGGTCGACCTCACCGACAAGAGCGTGAAGCTGGACGAGGTGCGCCAGCGCATCGGCATGGTGTTCCAGCACTTCAACCTGTTCCCGCACATGACCGTGCTGGAGAACATCACGCTCGCCCCGGTCGAGCTCGGCCGCATGACGAAGGTCGAGGCCCGCGACCGCGCCCGCTCGCTGCTCGAGCGCGTCGGCCTGTCGGAGAAGGCGGACGCGAAGCCCGCGTCGCTCTCCGGCGGTCAGAAGCAGCGCGTGGCCATCGCCCGTGCACTCGCGATGGACCCGGAGATCATGCTGTTCGACGAGGCCACCAGCGCTCTCGACCCGGAGATGGTCGGCGAGGTGCTGCAGGTCATCCGCGACCTCGCCGAGGGCGGCATGACCATGGTGCTCGTGACTCACGAGATGGGCTTCGCGCGCGAGGTGTCCGACCGCACGGTCTTCATGGACGGCGGAGTCGTGGTCGAGGAGGGGACTCCCGCCGACCTGTTCGGCGCCCCCAAGAACGAGCGCCTCCAGGACTTCCTGTCCAAGGTCCTCTGA
- the purD gene encoding phosphoribosylamine--glycine ligase, with product MKILVLGSGAREHAIILALRAESPAHEILVAPGNAGIAQDATPVALDPLDGAAVTAFANEHAVDLVVIGPEAPLVAGVADELRGRGIPVFGPGKAAAQLEGSKAFAKRVMDAAGVPTGRAVRAATVAEVESAFDELGAPYVVKADGLAAGKGVIVTSDRAEALAHAEQYLPAGPVLVEEFLSGPEVSLFFLSDGDTVRALSPAQDFKRALDGDAGPNTGGMGAYSPLPWLAEQFGSEQAFVEEVTRDVALPVVRQLDAEGTPFIGLLYAGLILTPQGVRVIEFNARFGDPETQVVLPRLETPLSQLLFAAASGTLEDQPEPVFRDEVAITVVLASEGYPEAPQTGRPIEGLDEAAAVEGVRLVHAATASPDAPGGSLIATGGRVLNVVAVAPDFRTARDRAYDALGRIRLEGSHHRTDIAARVAD from the coding sequence GTGAAGATCCTCGTCCTCGGTTCCGGTGCCCGTGAGCACGCGATCATCCTGGCGCTGCGCGCCGAGTCCCCCGCGCACGAGATCCTCGTCGCCCCCGGCAACGCCGGCATCGCGCAGGACGCGACACCCGTCGCCCTCGACCCGCTGGACGGCGCCGCGGTCACGGCCTTCGCGAACGAGCACGCGGTCGACCTCGTCGTCATCGGCCCGGAGGCCCCTCTCGTGGCGGGCGTCGCGGACGAGCTCCGGGGCCGCGGCATCCCCGTCTTCGGGCCGGGCAAGGCCGCCGCGCAGCTCGAGGGCTCCAAGGCCTTCGCCAAGCGCGTCATGGACGCCGCCGGCGTGCCAACGGGCCGCGCGGTCCGCGCCGCCACGGTCGCCGAGGTCGAGTCCGCGTTCGACGAGCTCGGAGCCCCCTACGTCGTCAAGGCCGATGGGCTCGCTGCGGGCAAGGGCGTCATCGTCACCTCCGACCGCGCCGAGGCCCTGGCCCACGCGGAGCAGTACCTCCCGGCCGGTCCCGTCCTCGTCGAGGAGTTCCTGTCCGGCCCCGAGGTCTCGCTGTTCTTCCTCAGCGACGGCGACACCGTGCGCGCGCTCAGCCCGGCACAGGACTTCAAGCGGGCCCTCGACGGCGACGCCGGCCCCAACACCGGCGGCATGGGGGCGTACTCGCCGCTGCCCTGGCTCGCGGAGCAGTTCGGCAGCGAGCAGGCGTTCGTGGAAGAGGTCACCCGCGACGTCGCCCTCCCGGTCGTCCGGCAGCTCGACGCGGAGGGGACCCCGTTCATCGGTCTCCTCTACGCCGGTCTCATCCTCACCCCGCAGGGCGTGCGCGTGATCGAGTTCAACGCACGCTTCGGCGACCCGGAGACCCAGGTCGTGCTGCCGCGACTGGAGACCCCGCTGTCCCAGCTCCTCTTCGCCGCCGCCTCCGGCACGCTCGAGGACCAGCCGGAGCCCGTGTTCCGCGATGAGGTCGCGATCACCGTGGTCCTGGCGAGCGAGGGGTACCCGGAGGCGCCGCAGACGGGGCGCCCGATCGAGGGTCTGGACGAGGCCGCCGCCGTGGAGGGTGTCCGCCTGGTGCACGCCGCGACCGCGAGCCCCGACGCCCCGGGGGGTTCGCTCATCGCGACGGGTGGCCGTGTCCTGAACGTGGTCGCCGTGGCCCCGGACTTCCGCACCGCCCGCGACCGCGCCTACGACGCCCTCGGCCGCATCCGCCTCGAGGGGTCCCACCACCGCACCGACATCGCTGCCCGCGTCGCTGACTGA
- a CDS encoding NUDIX hydrolase, with translation MSMHPQGARAELLAAAADHSWSVPIPPLADPGRAHDASVLILFGVLDRIPAPTVDAAVARDLDVLLQRRAPTLSSHPGQVSFPGGRAEAADADAVATALREAEEETGLDPAGVEVLATLPVIPLAASNHLVTPVLAWWQSPSRVVAVDHAETVEVFRVPVAQLLDPATRFTSTLSRAGRTFRGPAFDVDGTIVWGFTAMVLDALFDATGWTVPWDTADERPIEL, from the coding sequence ATGAGCATGCATCCCCAGGGCGCCCGCGCCGAGCTGCTCGCCGCCGCGGCCGACCACTCCTGGAGCGTGCCGATCCCTCCGCTCGCGGATCCGGGCCGCGCCCACGACGCCTCGGTGCTCATCCTCTTCGGCGTCCTCGATCGCATCCCCGCACCGACCGTCGATGCGGCCGTCGCGCGCGACCTCGACGTCCTGCTGCAGCGTCGCGCCCCGACCCTCTCCTCGCATCCGGGCCAGGTCTCCTTCCCCGGCGGGCGCGCCGAAGCGGCCGATGCCGACGCGGTCGCCACGGCGCTGCGCGAGGCCGAGGAGGAGACCGGCCTCGATCCCGCGGGAGTCGAGGTGCTCGCCACGCTCCCCGTGATCCCCCTCGCCGCGAGCAACCACCTCGTCACCCCGGTGCTCGCCTGGTGGCAGTCGCCGTCGCGCGTCGTCGCCGTCGACCACGCGGAGACCGTCGAGGTGTTCCGCGTCCCCGTCGCGCAGCTCCTCGACCCGGCGACCCGCTTCACCTCGACCCTGTCCCGTGCCGGGCGCACGTTCCGCGGGCCCGCGTTCGACGTCGACGGCACGATCGTGTGGGGCTTCACCGCCATGGTGCTCGACGCCCTGTTCGACGCCACCGGCTGGACCGTGCCCTGGGACACGGCGGACGAGCGTCCCATCGAGCTCTGA
- a CDS encoding sterol carrier family protein encodes MARKIDIVEGRAALGAVRDAEAAGTKAARPELATAVRYLLQLLDEKAPGNSVEVRVPPFGAVQVIQGPRHTRGTPPNVVEMDAATWIAVATGAEAWADAATAGRIHASGTRADLTGVLPLRP; translated from the coding sequence ATGGCCAGGAAGATCGACATCGTCGAGGGACGCGCGGCGCTCGGTGCCGTGCGCGACGCCGAGGCCGCGGGGACGAAGGCGGCGCGGCCGGAGCTCGCCACCGCGGTGCGCTACCTGCTGCAGCTGCTCGACGAGAAGGCGCCGGGCAACAGCGTCGAGGTGCGCGTCCCGCCGTTCGGAGCCGTGCAGGTGATCCAAGGGCCGCGGCATACCCGTGGGACTCCGCCGAACGTGGTGGAGATGGACGCCGCCACCTGGATCGCGGTCGCCACCGGCGCGGAGGCATGGGCGGACGCCGCGACGGCCGGACGCATCCACGCCTCGGGCACGCGCGCGGATCTCACCGGAGTCCTCCCGCTGCGCCCCTAG
- a CDS encoding heme ABC transporter ATP-binding protein encodes MSQRLRGQGLTVRVGDGRTILDDAAISIHAGEVHALVGPNGAGKSTLFGVLAGDVAPESGTVLLDGRPVTGVRPRDLARQRAVLLQENAVTFPFTVEQVVRMGRTPWARSPAAEEDGSVVAAAMATTEVTALRERSVPSLSGGERARVALARVLAQDTGILLLDEPTAALDLKHHEDVMRVIRRRAKAGVAVAVVLHDLNAALAHADRVTLLAGGRVSATGTPAEVLTAARIEEVYGQPVDVFPHPHTGVPLVVARR; translated from the coding sequence GTGAGCCAGCGCCTGCGGGGCCAGGGGCTCACGGTGCGGGTCGGGGACGGACGCACCATCCTCGACGACGCGGCCATCTCCATCCACGCCGGCGAGGTGCACGCCCTCGTCGGGCCGAACGGCGCGGGCAAGTCCACCCTGTTCGGCGTGCTCGCGGGGGACGTCGCTCCGGAGTCCGGCACCGTCCTCCTCGACGGCCGTCCGGTCACGGGTGTCCGTCCTCGCGACCTCGCCCGGCAACGCGCCGTGCTGCTGCAGGAGAACGCCGTCACCTTCCCCTTCACGGTCGAGCAGGTCGTGCGGATGGGACGCACGCCGTGGGCGCGGAGCCCGGCCGCCGAGGAGGACGGCAGCGTCGTGGCGGCGGCGATGGCGACGACCGAGGTCACGGCGCTGCGGGAGCGCTCCGTCCCCTCGCTCTCCGGCGGTGAGCGCGCGCGGGTGGCGCTGGCCCGCGTGCTCGCCCAGGACACCGGGATCCTGCTGCTCGACGAGCCGACGGCGGCCCTGGACCTGAAGCATCACGAAGACGTCATGCGGGTGATCCGCAGGCGGGCGAAGGCCGGGGTCGCGGTCGCGGTCGTGCTGCACGACCTCAACGCGGCTCTCGCGCACGCCGACCGCGTCACTCTGCTCGCGGGCGGTCGGGTCTCCGCCACCGGCACGCCGGCCGAGGTCCTCACGGCCGCACGGATCGAGGAGGTCTACGGGCAGCCCGTCGATGTCTTCCCGCACCCGCACACCGGGGTGCCGCTCGTGGTGGCCCGGCGCTAG
- a CDS encoding FecCD family ABC transporter permease: MSGEVVTPTPTRHRGLRFATVVIALVIGLLVTGVASITSGQYDLSPTALLDVLLRGLGIDTAGTPAAATDDGVIYNLRLPRLVLGLLVGAALAVSGVLMQAIFGNPLADAGVVGVSSGAALGAAASITFGLATFGMWTTPAFAFLGGLAAVFSVYLLSRSGGRTEVVTLLLTGIAINAIAGAGMAFLTFLGTTSTREQIVFWQLGSLNGALWSNIQLVAPLVAIGIVVSLIVAPGLDLFALGERTARHLGVPVELLRMVVIVTVALLVCAAVAFAGIIGFAGLVVPHLMRMLIGPAHLPLVIASALGGALLIAAADLVARTAVPLADLPIGMITSLVGGPFFLWLLVRTRRRSGGWA, translated from the coding sequence GTGAGCGGCGAGGTCGTCACCCCGACGCCGACCCGGCATCGCGGACTGCGCTTCGCGACGGTCGTCATCGCCCTCGTCATCGGCCTTCTCGTCACGGGCGTCGCGTCGATCACGAGCGGGCAGTACGACCTGTCGCCGACCGCGCTCCTGGACGTCCTGTTGCGCGGCCTCGGCATCGACACCGCCGGGACTCCGGCCGCGGCGACCGACGACGGCGTGATCTACAACCTCCGTCTCCCCCGACTGGTCCTCGGCCTGCTCGTCGGCGCCGCGCTCGCGGTCTCCGGCGTGCTCATGCAGGCCATCTTCGGCAACCCTCTCGCGGACGCCGGCGTCGTCGGCGTCTCCTCCGGCGCGGCGCTCGGAGCGGCGGCCAGCATCACGTTCGGCCTGGCCACCTTCGGCATGTGGACCACGCCCGCCTTCGCCTTCCTCGGGGGTCTCGCGGCCGTCTTCTCCGTCTACCTCCTGAGCCGCTCCGGCGGTCGCACCGAAGTGGTCACGCTGCTGCTCACCGGCATCGCGATCAACGCCATCGCCGGCGCCGGCATGGCCTTCCTCACGTTCCTCGGCACGACCTCGACGCGCGAGCAGATCGTGTTCTGGCAGCTCGGCTCGCTGAACGGCGCCCTCTGGTCGAACATCCAGCTCGTCGCGCCGCTCGTTGCGATCGGGATCGTCGTCTCCCTGATCGTGGCGCCGGGTCTGGATCTCTTCGCCCTCGGCGAGCGCACCGCCCGGCACCTGGGCGTGCCGGTCGAGCTGCTGCGGATGGTCGTGATCGTCACGGTGGCACTGCTCGTCTGCGCCGCGGTCGCCTTCGCGGGGATCATCGGGTTCGCGGGCCTCGTCGTGCCCCACCTGATGCGCATGCTGATCGGCCCCGCACACCTCCCGCTCGTGATCGCCTCCGCCCTCGGCGGCGCGCTCCTCATCGCGGCCGCCGACCTCGTGGCGCGCACGGCGGTGCCGCTCGCGGACCTCCCCATCGGCATGATCACGTCCCTCGTGGGCGGCCCGTTCTTCCTCTGGCTCCTCGTGCGGACGCGGCGGCGGTCGGGAGGATGGGCGTGA